ATTTTGAAAATAGCGTATCCAGTTCTTTGCTTTTTTGTTGGGCATAGCGTAGCAACCGGTTTCGGACAGCACTGCTGCCGGTATCTACCCACATTAGTTTTCCGGTTTCGGCATCTACCATGCGAACAAGTCCTACGTTGGGCATTTCGGTTTCTCTTTTGTCCGTTACCCTGATCGCAATCAGATCGTGTTTGTGATTTGCAATTTGAACGGCTTTTTCAAAATTATCCGCCATAAAATCTGAGATAAGAAAAGCCGTTGCTCTTTTCTTGATTACGTTGGTGAGATAACGCAGAGCCTCAGCAATATTTGTTCCTGTATTTTCGGCTTTAAAATCGATTAGCTCACGAATAATTCTCAAAATATGGGATGAGCCTTTTTTAGGCGGAATGAATTTTTCGATTTTATCCGAGAAAAAGATAACGCCTACTTTATCATTGTTTTGGATAGCTGAAAAAGAGAGCGTAGCGGCTATTTCGGTAATGATTTCTTTTTTGAGCTGTCCTTGTGTTCCGAAAAGATTAGAACCGGAAACATCAATGAGCAACATCACGGTGAGTTCGCGTTCTTCTTCAAATATTTTGACAAACGGATGATTGAACCGGGCAGTGACATTCCAGTCGATGTTCCGGATATCATCACCAAACTGATATTCTCGTACTTCACTAAAAGCCATTCCACGGCCTTTAAAAACGCTGTGGTATTCTCCGGAAAAAATTTGTTTGGAGAGTCCCCGCGTTTTTATTTCAATTTTTCTGACCTTTTTAAATAATTCCTGTGCTTCCACTGTGTATGAATTTATCGGCTTGTTCAATCATCGTTCGAAAAAATACCGTTTTATTTTACGGAACTTCTACCGAGTTAAGGATTTCGTTAATGATATCTTCGCTGGTGATATTTTCAGCTTCAGCTTCGTAGGTTAATCCTATCCGGTGGCGCATGACATCATGAGCGATGGAACGGATGTCTTCAGGGATGACGTATCCACGCTTTTTGATGAATGCCAGTGCTTTTGCTGCCAGTGCCAGATTGATACTTGCACGCGGAGAAGCGCCGTATGAAATCATTCCCGAAAATTTACTTAACCCGTAGTCATCCGGATAACGGGAAGCAAAAACGATATCGGTGATGTAAGTTTCAATTTTTTCATCCAAATAAATTTGCCGAACCAGTTCGCGTGCTTTGATAATATCTTCCGGTTTCAGGATCGTACTGGTTTTTGCCATTGTGTTGGTGATATTTTGGCGGAGGATGAGTTTTTCCTCTTCTTTTTTCGGGTAGTTGATCACCACTTTCAGCATGAAACGGTCTACCTGGGCTTCCGGAAGCGGATAGGTTCCTTCTTGCTCGATAGGGTTTTGTGTGGCCATTACAAGAAAAGGCTCCTCCAGCGGATAAGTACTATCGCCAATGGTAACCTGGCGTTCCTGCATGGCTTCGAGCAGCGCACTCTGAACTTTTGCCGGAGAACGGTTAATTTCGTCAGCAAGAATAAAGTTGGCGAAAATGGGGCCTTTTTTTACCACAAATTCTTCTTTTTTCATGCTGTAGATGAGTGTACCAAGCAAGTCGGCCGGCAACAAATCAGGAGTAAACTGAATCCGGCTGAATTTGGCATCGATGATATTAGCCAAAGAGTTAATGGCTAATGTTTTTGCCAAACCGGGAACCCCTTCTAACAAAATATGTCCGTTGCCCAGCAGTCCGATAAGCAGACGTTCGGTCATGTGTGCCTGTCCCACAATAACCTTGTTCATTTCCAGTTTTATCATGTCGATAAACTGGCTCTCTTTTTGAATTTTTTCGTTCAGTTCGCGAATATCTGTTTCTAACATGGGTATGATATTTTCAATTGGTCGTGCAAATATATAAACACACTATGAATTAAGTTGTTAATGTTTGTTAAAGGGTGGTGTAAAATGTGAAACGAAAAAAGCAATATCAGGGTAAGCCGGGTAACTGCCGGATGATTTGTTTTTGTTTCCCGTCTGTGAAGAATTATAGCGAAAAAAGGAAACGGTTTTTTTCTAAATTTGTTTATAGAAAAGGAGAAAGGTAAAGGATGTCTGAAAAAAGAAAATTTCGTTTTCGGAAGTTGAATTTAAATGCTCCTGATTACGACAAAAGTCCCCGAATCCGGCGGAGTGTACAGCTTTTTTTTCTTATGGTTACGCTTTATACCGGTTGGCGTTTTGTGTTGTTTGTAAATTATATACAGCGGGGAGGAACGGCTGTTTCGCGCCCGCCCGGAGTAGAAGCTTTTTTGCCGATCAGTTCGCTGGTGAGTTTGAAATATTGGATTGTGTCGGGCGACTTTAATACGGTACATCCGGCGGGATTGGTGTTGCTGTTGGCTTTTATGGTGATGGGTTTGTTGCTAAAAAGAAGTTTTTGTTCGTGGGTTTGTCCGATCGGCTTTTTGTCTGAATACCTTTGGAAAGGCGGGGAAAAGTTGATGGGGAAAAACTTTCAGCTGCCCCGCTGGCTGGATTATCCTTTGCGCAGCTTGAAGTATCTGATCCTTCTCTTTTTTGCCTGGGGGATTTTTTTCGGGATGGACAGTGCAACGCTAAAATCATTTGTTTACGGCAGTTATAACCGGATAGCGGACATTTCGATGCTGTATTTTTTTACCCGTATTTCGCTTTTTGCTCTGGTGGTGATTTTGGTTTTACTATTGCTTTCGGTTTTTATAAAAAATTTTTGGTGCCGGTATCTGTGTCCATACGGTGCGCTGATGGGGTTTTTAAGCTTGTTTAGTCCGGCAAAGATTACCCGGAATGTGGATACGTGTACCGATTGCCGGGCTTGTACCGAAGCTTGTCCCGCCCGCATTATAGTACATAAAAAAACACGTATTCGTTCAGATGAGTGTACCGCTTGTTTGACTTGTACTTCGGTTTGTCCGGAGCCCGATACGCTTTCGCTGAAATTTTATTCGTCAAAAAAGAGAATCTCAGCGAAACTTTTAGCCGCTTTAATTCTTTTGATTTTTCTTTTGTTCACCGGATGGGCACGTCTGACAGGACACTGGCAAAATAAAATCTCAGTACAACAATACAAAACGGATTTGCGACAGATGGAACAGGTAGATTTTACCCAATAACTTTTGCCCGTACATACTTGTTCAGAAAAACAAAGATGTCACTGTCAAAATTAGTTTCTTCATAACATTCTTTTTGGGGGTGCACACAACTCCTTATCCCGCAAATCAGTAGGGCTGTTTTTTTTAAAACAGACTATGCCCGACAAAAATGTTGGTTTTATCCGGAGAAACAATTTTTCCGTAAAGGACAACCGGAAAACCTTTAGGCGGTTGAACGATCAGTTGTGCTGTTCCATTGTCAGAAACATTCAGCGAGATAGCTGGCGATAAACTTTGACCATCGTTTCTGGTAATGTTGGTGTACAAAAAAATGTTGTTTTTCTTTTTCCCCTGATCAATCCGGTAATTGTACACCGTGCCGTGTACGGTCATTCCACCTACACCGTTCCAGCTAACTTTTTGATTAAAACCAAGCTGAAGAATAATACGTTTACCATTTACCGACATAAAATTAACGTTAGGAGTCAGATAAACAGTTTGTCCACCGGCCCCTGTCAGATAATCAGCCTGAAAAACAAAATGTTTATGTTTTAAAAGCTGTAGATAATACGTCCGGGAAGCATTATTCTGCACGGCATGTTCTTTCTTTTTTGTGAGCCGTTCCGAATGATGTTTCTCTTTTTTTGTTGGAGTGCTGGTTTGTTGACCGTACGAAGGAACTGTTAGTAAGAAACCAGCCAGTAGAAAAATCCCGATAAATTCTTTTGACTTTTTCATAATGATTAGTTTTTTTAATTATTAAAAATACTGCAAGAAATATACCAAAATGATTTTTTAATCAATTTATTTTAGTATCTGACTGATGTATTGTGATTTATTGGTTTTGATTATCAATCGGTTGTTAATCAGGGCGATATGTTGGTAGTTTTTGTTTTGTTGTCTAGTTAATATATTGATATTTAGTTTTTTAATTTAAAAATTAAATTGTAAAAATATTTAATGTGTGAATTTATGGTTCAGCATAAGATAAGTGTTTTAAATAATGTATTGAAGCGAAATTTTATTGTTGAATTAATTTGGGTAAAAATTAAGGTGCCGGTTTGCTTGTCTGGATTGCAAAATACAGGGGGCTTTATGAAAAGTTTACCGTAATTTTTTTGTTTTCCGGTGGGGTGTTTGGTAAGGAATTATCAGGATAAAATTTTTAATGTAAAGATGTAAAATAACTCGCAAAAACAGTACCGGTAAATTATACCCAATAATTTTTGTAACAGGCTGTTAAAACCCGATAATTTAGTCGGCTGAATGGTGGGTATTCTTTTCAAACTGCTTATCTTTGGGGCATGAAAGAAACCATCCTGATTCTCGATTTCGGCTCTCAATACACGCAGCTTATTGCGCGAAGACTGAGAGAGTTAAATGTTTATTGTGAAATTCACCCTTTTAATAAAATTCCAAAACTGGATGCCTCTATCAAAGGTGTTATCCTTTCGGGAAGTCCTTTTTCGGTTCATGACAAAGATGCTCCCGTTCCTGACCTTTCTTCTATCCGGGGAAAATATCCTTTGCTCGGCGTTTGTTACGGGGCCCAGTATCTTGCTAAACACGATGGCGGAAGTGTGGAGCCATCCAAAATCCGGGAGTATGGGCGTGCCCGGCTGCATTTTCGCGATACTTCCTGCTTGTTGATGAAAAATATTTCTCCGGAAAGCCAGGTATGGATGTCGCATGGCGATACCATTTTAAAACTTCCTGAAAATTATCGGGTGATTGCCAGTACCCAGTCGGTCAGGGTTGCCGGATTTAAAATAGAAGGAGAACCTACGTATGGTATTCAGTTTCATCCCGAAGTATTTCATTCGGAAGAAGGAATGCAGTTGCTGAATAACTTTGTTACGGAAATATGTGGCTGCAGCCGTAACTGGACACCCGGTTCGTTCATTGAAAATACGTTAAAAGATTTGCGCCAAAAGCTGGGAAATGATAAAGTGGTACTTGGACTTTCCGGCGGGGTAGATTCATCGGTGGCGGCGGTATTATTACACCGGGCGATTGGAAAAAACCTGTATTGTATTTTTGTGGATAACGGCTTGTTACGAAAAAATGAATTTGCAACCGTTTTGGATTCCTATAAAAATATGGGGCTAAATGTAAAAGGGGTAGATGCTTCTGAAGCGTTTATGCAGGCTTTGAAAGGAATCTCCGACCCGGAAAAAAAACGAAAAGCGATTGGCAAGATGTTTATTGAAGTTTTTGACCGGGAAGCCCACCAAATCCAGGATGTGAAATGGCTGGCCCAGGGAACCATTTATCCGGATGTGATTGAGTCGGTTTCGGTAAAAGGGCCGTCAGCGACCATTAAATCGCATCATAATGTGGGCGGATTGCCCGATTTTATGAAACTGAAAATCGTAGAACCGCTGAATACGCTTTTTAAAGATGAAGTCCGGCGTATCGGAAAAGCATTGGGCATGCCGGAACACTTATTAAAAAGACATCCGTTTCCCGGTCCCGGATTGGGTATCCGTATTCTGGGAGAGATAACCCGTGAAAAAGTCAGGATTTTGCAGGATGTGGATGATATTTTTATCCGGAACTTAAAAGATGCCGGACTTTACGATAAAGTATGGCAGGCATTGGCTGTTCTGCTGCCGGTGCAATCGGTGGGCGTGATGGGAGATGAGCGTACTTATGAAAATGTGGTTGTTCTGCGGGCTGTAAGTTCTACTGACGGGATGACGGCCGATTGGTCGCATTTGCCGTATGATTTTTTGGCCAAAGTGTCTAATGAAATTATCAACCGGGTGAAAGGAGTAAACCGGGTGGTGTATGATATTAGTTCAAAACCACCGGCTACTATTGAATGGGAATAAACTCCGGATTTTGTATAATAAAACCGGATAAATTACGTGAATAAAACAAACACCGGTTGAAATCGGAGTGATTTGTCGTCTGAATGAAAAAACTTTTTAATTTTGAAACAGAAGAAGCAGAAAATGATGAGGATAAAAAATAGGCTTTTGCTGGGGTTTTTGATGCTTATGGGTGTAGCAGTTTTTGGCCAAACCGTGAAAATTCCCATTAGCACCGATATTCAGACACGGAATGGAAAACAGTATTATGTGCATACCGTACGGAAAGGACAAACCCTGTATTCCATAGCCAAAGCTTACCATGTAGGGCTTGATGAGATTTATTATGCCAATCCGGAAACCCGCCAGGGCATCAGGATAGGCCAAAAGATATGGATTCCTACGGTCAATAAGGAAACGGAGATTACCCATCAGGTGAAAAATACACATTTTGATTTTTTCTATCACGTGGCGGCCGAAGGAGAGACCATCGACCATATCGCTTCGATTTATTTGATCCCGAAGCGGTATATTTTGTTGGCTAATCCGGGAATAAAAAGTCCGTTGAAAGAAGGTGAGTATGTGAAAATTCCGGTGGAAAGTGCTTTTCCAATCCTTGATGGCAAAGAAAAAGGCTCTTCTAAAAGTTACTCCGGCGGACTTCCTCCGGTAAAACCAGTTCAGGAACCGGTAACCGTAGCCACATCAACCAAAACAACTGTGGCTCCGGTGAAAAAAACAGCTGCAACTCCGGTACCTTCTTCGGGGAAAAACAAATCAATGACACCGGGGGCTTTTAATCCGAATATTCCGGTGATTAAAGATTACCGGCATGTGGTGGTGGCAGGAGAAACACTGAAAAGCATCGCTAAAAAATACGGAATTACCGAAAATGAACTAAAAGCGGTGAATCCGGGACTGATCAGTGCTTTTCAGGGAGAAAGACTGCGTTTGCCGGTAACCGCTAAAGTGCCGGGATATCATCCTTCGGAAAAAGAGTTGCAGAAGGCTTTAAAATATGAAGCTGCTTCAGGACTTACTCCGACAACACATCCGGCAACTGCTTCATCCCACTCCAAACCGGCAAAAAAATCTTTTGGGCAGAAGCAAAACAAACAATCCCTGTCGTATATCCGGCATGTGGTAAAAAAGAAAGAAACCTTGTATAGTATTGCACGACAATACGGGGTAAAATTGGAAGATTTGTACCAGGCCAATCCGGGATTAACCACCAATATTCGAATCGGACAGGTGATACGGATTCCAAAAAAAAAAATAAGCACTGACTTTGTTTATTATCATGCCCGGCAGAAAATTTCACTTAAAAAGGTAGCAAAACTTTATCACGTAGACGTTGCTTTGCTGTATAGTAACAATCCGTCTGCGGGAAGAAAGCTGTTTCCAGGACAAACATTGCGTATTCCGGTAGGTGCCCGGGCGCTGATGCTGGCCGAAGAAGAAAAAAAGGCTGAGGAAAAGAAAATGCCGGAGAAAAAAACGGAGAGCAGGGGAAATGCTTCAGTAACTCCGTTACTGGGAAAATGCCAGCCTCGTATGCATAATCGCACGTTTAAGGTGGCGTTGATGGTCCCGCTTTATCTTGAAGAGACGGACAGCCTGAACATGACGGAGTTTATGATGATGCATCAGAAAAATTTCCTGCCCTTTCATTTTGTTGAGTTTCTGGAAGGCGCACTCATTGCTTCAGATTCGCTTCGAAGCCAGGGGATGAATTTGCAGCTTTATGTATATGATGTAGATCAAAAACTGACCAAAACATCAAAGGTGCTTACCCGCCCGGAATTGAAAGAGATGAATCTGATCATCGGTCCTTTTTATAGCCGGAGTTTTCATCAGGTAGCCCTGTTTGCCAATCATTTTGAAATACCGATCGTGAATCCGCTGACATTTGGCACTGGTATTTTATCGCGTTTTCATCAGGTGGTGAAAGTGACCCCTGACGAACATCAGGAGCTTTCGCAGGTGGCCCGGCTGATTGCCCGGCAGTATGCAAATGATAAAGTTTTTGTGATTTCGCAGACCGCCTTTAAAGATGCCCGGGAAGTGGGCGCATTATGTGACAGTATCCGTCAGGTATTGCCCGATTCGGTTTATTTTTCGAATGATGCATTAGTACAAACGGGAATTGCCGTTACGGAACGGGATAAAAAAGAAGAAAGAGCGAAAGAAAT
The sequence above is drawn from the Candidatus Sulfidibacterium hydrothermale genome and encodes:
- a CDS encoding LysM peptidoglycan-binding domain-containing protein; the encoded protein is MMRIKNRLLLGFLMLMGVAVFGQTVKIPISTDIQTRNGKQYYVHTVRKGQTLYSIAKAYHVGLDEIYYANPETRQGIRIGQKIWIPTVNKETEITHQVKNTHFDFFYHVAAEGETIDHIASIYLIPKRYILLANPGIKSPLKEGEYVKIPVESAFPILDGKEKGSSKSYSGGLPPVKPVQEPVTVATSTKTTVAPVKKTAATPVPSSGKNKSMTPGAFNPNIPVIKDYRHVVVAGETLKSIAKKYGITENELKAVNPGLISAFQGERLRLPVTAKVPGYHPSEKELQKALKYEAASGLTPTTHPATASSHSKPAKKSFGQKQNKQSLSYIRHVVKKKETLYSIARQYGVKLEDLYQANPGLTTNIRIGQVIRIPKKKISTDFVYYHARQKISLKKVAKLYHVDVALLYSNNPSAGRKLFPGQTLRIPVGARALMLAEEEKKAEEKKMPEKKTESRGNASVTPLLGKCQPRMHNRTFKVALMVPLYLEETDSLNMTEFMMMHQKNFLPFHFVEFLEGALIASDSLRSQGMNLQLYVYDVDQKLTKTSKVLTRPELKEMNLIIGPFYSRSFHQVALFANHFEIPIVNPLTFGTGILSRFHQVVKVTPDEHQELSQVARLIARQYANDKVFVISQTAFKDAREVGALCDSIRQVLPDSVYFSNDALVQTGIAVTERDKKEERAKEIKEDPTVASTLPPLKKVTLQDTLDSYFLENHPVDPEELKTSQFDTTAFSNGLVYIDYSRDTLHPFEANASVLRNNLVVLYGNQKSFIMDAMNRLNVLSDTFHIQMIGLPEWENIHGLNLYQMDNMEATWPSSYFVDYNGPEYKQYQTEFYRRFATAPGKYGVLGFDITYYFIQALYHYGNHFLKCLPENQSHRISTRYRFAPVNNDNNNYENTYWNWLRIERKTLIKIPDGFVEEEDTVPAQEK
- a CDS encoding 4Fe-4S binding protein, coding for MSEKRKFRFRKLNLNAPDYDKSPRIRRSVQLFFLMVTLYTGWRFVLFVNYIQRGGTAVSRPPGVEAFLPISSLVSLKYWIVSGDFNTVHPAGLVLLLAFMVMGLLLKRSFCSWVCPIGFLSEYLWKGGEKLMGKNFQLPRWLDYPLRSLKYLILLFFAWGIFFGMDSATLKSFVYGSYNRIADISMLYFFTRISLFALVVILVLLLLSVFIKNFWCRYLCPYGALMGFLSLFSPAKITRNVDTCTDCRACTEACPARIIVHKKTRIRSDECTACLTCTSVCPEPDTLSLKFYSSKKRISAKLLAALILLIFLLFTGWARLTGHWQNKISVQQYKTDLRQMEQVDFTQ
- the guaA gene encoding glutamine-hydrolyzing GMP synthase, yielding MKETILILDFGSQYTQLIARRLRELNVYCEIHPFNKIPKLDASIKGVILSGSPFSVHDKDAPVPDLSSIRGKYPLLGVCYGAQYLAKHDGGSVEPSKIREYGRARLHFRDTSCLLMKNISPESQVWMSHGDTILKLPENYRVIASTQSVRVAGFKIEGEPTYGIQFHPEVFHSEEGMQLLNNFVTEICGCSRNWTPGSFIENTLKDLRQKLGNDKVVLGLSGGVDSSVAAVLLHRAIGKNLYCIFVDNGLLRKNEFATVLDSYKNMGLNVKGVDASEAFMQALKGISDPEKKRKAIGKMFIEVFDREAHQIQDVKWLAQGTIYPDVIESVSVKGPSATIKSHHNVGGLPDFMKLKIVEPLNTLFKDEVRRIGKALGMPEHLLKRHPFPGPGLGIRILGEITREKVRILQDVDDIFIRNLKDAGLYDKVWQALAVLLPVQSVGVMGDERTYENVVVLRAVSSTDGMTADWSHLPYDFLAKVSNEIINRVKGVNRVVYDISSKPPATIEWE
- a CDS encoding DUF58 domain-containing protein, producing MEAQELFKKVRKIEIKTRGLSKQIFSGEYHSVFKGRGMAFSEVREYQFGDDIRNIDWNVTARFNHPFVKIFEEERELTVMLLIDVSGSNLFGTQGQLKKEIITEIAATLSFSAIQNNDKVGVIFFSDKIEKFIPPKKGSSHILRIIRELIDFKAENTGTNIAEALRYLTNVIKKRATAFLISDFMADNFEKAVQIANHKHDLIAIRVTDKRETEMPNVGLVRMVDAETGKLMWVDTGSSAVRNRLLRYAQQKSKELDTLFSKLGVDMVKVYTGEDYVKPLMNMFRKREARS
- a CDS encoding AAA family ATPase; this translates as MLETDIRELNEKIQKESQFIDMIKLEMNKVIVGQAHMTERLLIGLLGNGHILLEGVPGLAKTLAINSLANIIDAKFSRIQFTPDLLPADLLGTLIYSMKKEEFVVKKGPIFANFILADEINRSPAKVQSALLEAMQERQVTIGDSTYPLEEPFLVMATQNPIEQEGTYPLPEAQVDRFMLKVVINYPKKEEEKLILRQNITNTMAKTSTILKPEDIIKARELVRQIYLDEKIETYITDIVFASRYPDDYGLSKFSGMISYGASPRASINLALAAKALAFIKKRGYVIPEDIRSIAHDVMRHRIGLTYEAEAENITSEDIINEILNSVEVP
- a CDS encoding DUF4251 domain-containing protein, whose product is MKKSKEFIGIFLLAGFLLTVPSYGQQTSTPTKKEKHHSERLTKKKEHAVQNNASRTYYLQLLKHKHFVFQADYLTGAGGQTVYLTPNVNFMSVNGKRIILQLGFNQKVSWNGVGGMTVHGTVYNYRIDQGKKKNNIFLYTNITRNDGQSLSPAISLNVSDNGTAQLIVQPPKGFPVVLYGKIVSPDKTNIFVGHSLF